The Camelina sativa cultivar DH55 chromosome 14, Cs, whole genome shotgun sequence genome includes a window with the following:
- the LOC104741455 gene encoding cytochrome P450 705A5-like, giving the protein MTTMVSFDFLHCFIFALIFLFPTLFLFVYFLKKPNNGINLPPSAPSLPIIGHLHLLLFDSIHKCFQKISTKYGHFLHLRIFHVPIVLVSSASAAHEIFKAHDMNVSFRGAIAIDECIVFGSFGYFRASCGDDWKFMRKLIMSKALGPQALARSRSIRELELERFHKNLLDKAMKKETLKIGEEARILVNNTLGKMSLGSSFSVEDNDGKKVSEFSIQLADLSRMFCVAQIFHKPLEKLGISLLKNEIMQVSNKFEELLENILVKYEDKVDKHQGTEFMDALLAAYRDEKTEYKITRNHIKALLAELFFGAGESSSSTTRWTMAEIINNPKILERLREEIDFVVGKSRLIQETDLPKLPYLQAVVKESLRLHPVGAVLPREFTQDCTIGGFHISEGTSLVINAYAVMRDPNSWEDPNEFKPERFLAASILGQEEDRKEQAMKFLPFGAGRRGCPGLNLGYTLVETTIGVLVQCFDWEIKGDKINMDEGSGLRFFLDLAHPLECILIPRK; this is encoded by the exons ATGACAACAATGGTCAGCTTTGATTTTCTACATTGTTTCATATTTGCTCTCATATTCCTCTTCccaactctctttctctttgtttactTCTTAAAGAAACCAAATAATGGAATTAATCTGCCTCCAAGCGCTCCTTCTCTTCCGATCATtggtcatcttcatcttctcctctttGATTCAATCCataaatgttttcaaaaaatatcgACCAAATACGGACATTTTCTCCATCTTCGCATTTTTCATGTCCCCATCGTTCTTGTGTCTTCTGCCTCGGCAGCTCACGAGATCTTCAAAGCCCATGACATGAATGTCTCCTTCCGTGGTGCTATTGCTATCGATGAATGCAttgtgtttggttcttttggatattttagagCTTCTTGCGGAGACGACTGGAAATTCATGAGGAAACTAATCATGTCTAAGGCACTCGGACCCCAAGCGCTAGCGCGGTCACGTAGCATTCGTGAACTTGAGCTAGAGAGGTTCCACAAAAATCTGCTTGATAAAGCGATGAAGAAAGAAACCCTCAAGATCGGTGAGGAAGCAAGGATACTCGTTAACAACACCCTCGGCAAAATGAGTTTGGGAAGTAGTTTTTCAGTGGAGGACAATGATGGGAAAAAAGTTTCGGAATTTTCTATTCAGTTAGCTGATTTGTCCCGCATGTTTTGTGTGgcacaaatatttcataagccGCTTGAGAAGCTAGGGATCTCTTTGTTAAAGAATGAGATAATGCAGGTTTCAAATAAATTTGAGGAGCTGCTGGAAAATATTCTTGTGAAATACGAAGATAAAGTGGACAAGCATCAAGGTACTGAATTCATGGATGCATTGTTGGCAGCTTATCGAGACGAAAAAACAGAATATAAGATCACTAGAAACCATATCAAGGCATTATTAGCG GAGCTTTTTTTTGGAGCCGGTGAGTCCTCTTCTTCGACAACACGGTGGACAATGGCAGAAATcattaataatcctaagatccttgaaagattgagagaagaaattgaTTTTGTGGTGGGAAAATCAAGGTTAATTCAAGAAACCGATCTACCAAAACTCCCTTACTTGCAAGCAGTCGTGAAAGAATCTCTAAGATTGCATCCGGTAGGAGCAGTATTGCCAAGAGAATTTACACAGGACTGTACGATCGGAGGGTTTCACATATCTGAAGGAACATCACTTGTCATCAATGCTTATGCAGTGATGAGAGATCCTAATTCTTGGGAAGATCCTAATGAGTTTAAGCCAGAAAGGTTTCTAGCTGCTTCAATATTAGGGCAAGAGGAGGATAGAAAAGAACAAGCAATGAAGTTCCTCCCTTTTGGCGCCGGCAGGAGAGGATGTCCTGGATTAAATCTTGGTTATACATTAGTAGAAACCACAATTGGAGTGTTGGTGCAGTGTTTTGACTGGGAGATCAAAGGAGATAAAATCAATATGGATGAAGGTTCCGGATTAAGATTCTTCTTGGATTTGGCTCATCCTCTTGAATGCATTCTTATTCCTCGAAAATAA